A single Bacteroidota bacterium DNA region contains:
- a CDS encoding gliding motility-associated C-terminal domain-containing protein, with the protein MITNCSFTPRLSANLFVVTLMFYLKVFAQPIVFNQCSTVVISPGLLVMVNGDVWNTASGNIVNNGTVTIANSGNLGSLYLKGNSVLSGSGLYRVEQDWENDATFIADTSTVELFSSTAQQFITSTNNTPTTFHNLHLTGLGAGNARKKSLKSTNAGVDATGVLIISDRELDTDTNTFYVNNPSVSAIMNATVFGNEGFVSSIGNGSLSRVVNSTSTYFYPTGSSLGTTRYRPVFVTPSTSLADTFSARLVNALPTNTNKLDTATVCGINLHFFHKVKRAASFTTSAAVEIYYDQIADGNWDGIAQWNTPLVSYWNGLVGATNNAFTNYSSVKKANWNNFSNDSMVLSKESPVAPSIACIDSICANKAGNSISASGSGTFVWATPSGTQISSGQGTSTILVDWNNSPGPISVYQVAANGCKSAVSVCNISVASLPQAGFAVSSSGDMGTVNSFIDQSQSVVSWQWSFGDGSTSQESNPVHMFEEPGTYSVLQTVTNAYGCSNSFSETIVIKDSLFIPSGFSPNGDGINDTFVIRSAFKNLENTFEVYNRWGDLVYTLDNYRNQWDGSVNVSNPALGNDKVVSGTYFYVFTTKYDNKSYKGYLELRY; encoded by the coding sequence ATGATAACTAATTGTTCATTTACTCCAAGGCTTAGTGCTAACCTGTTTGTGGTAACACTAATGTTTTATTTAAAAGTTTTTGCTCAACCTATTGTATTCAACCAATGTAGTACAGTTGTAATAAGCCCGGGCTTGCTAGTGATGGTAAATGGCGATGTTTGGAATACTGCCTCTGGCAATATTGTAAACAATGGAACTGTAACTATTGCCAATAGCGGAAACCTTGGCTCTTTGTATTTAAAAGGGAATTCCGTTTTGTCTGGAAGTGGGTTGTATCGTGTGGAGCAAGATTGGGAGAACGATGCTACATTTATAGCTGATACTAGCACAGTTGAATTATTTTCAAGTACTGCGCAACAATTTATTACAAGTACAAACAATACGCCAACAACATTTCATAATTTGCATTTAACTGGACTGGGAGCGGGCAATGCACGAAAAAAGAGCTTAAAATCTACGAATGCAGGAGTTGATGCAACTGGTGTGTTAATAATTAGTGACCGTGAGTTAGACACTGATACAAATACTTTTTATGTAAACAACCCATCCGTTTCAGCTATTATGAATGCTACTGTTTTTGGTAACGAAGGTTTTGTAAGTAGCATTGGTAACGGTAGTTTGTCAAGGGTTGTAAATAGTACAAGCACTTATTTTTATCCCACAGGCTCTTCTTTAGGAACAACAAGATATAGGCCTGTTTTTGTTACACCATCAACTTCTTTAGCCGATACGTTTTCAGCCCGACTTGTGAATGCCTTGCCTACCAATACCAATAAGCTAGATACGGCAACGGTGTGTGGAATTAATTTACATTTTTTTCATAAAGTAAAACGAGCTGCTAGTTTTACAACCAGTGCAGCGGTTGAAATTTATTATGATCAAATAGCAGATGGCAATTGGGATGGTATTGCACAGTGGAATACTCCGCTTGTATCCTATTGGAACGGATTAGTGGGTGCAACAAACAATGCCTTTACAAATTATAGTTCTGTGAAAAAAGCTAATTGGAATAATTTTTCTAACGATTCGATGGTGCTTAGCAAAGAGTCTCCTGTAGCGCCTTCTATAGCTTGTATAGATAGCATTTGTGCAAATAAAGCAGGTAATAGTATTTCGGCATCTGGCAGCGGTACCTTTGTGTGGGCAACTCCTAGCGGTACTCAAATAAGCAGCGGACAAGGCACATCAACTATTTTGGTAGATTGGAATAATAGTCCCGGACCCATAAGTGTTTATCAGGTGGCGGCAAACGGATGTAAGTCAGCAGTATCTGTTTGCAATATTTCTGTTGCTTCTCTTCCTCAAGCAGGGTTTGCGGTAAGTTCTAGTGGTGATATGGGCACTGTAAATTCGTTTATAGATCAGTCGCAATCGGTAGTAAGCTGGCAGTGGAGTTTTGGTGATGGTAGCACTTCGCAAGAATCGAATCCGGTTCATATGTTTGAAGAACCTGGAACATATAGTGTTTTGCAAACGGTAACAAATGCGTATGGCTGCTCAAATTCTTTTTCAGAAACAATTGTAATTAAAGACAGTCTTTTTATCCCCAGCGGATTTAGCCCCAATGGCGATGGTATAAACGATACGTTTGTTATAAGAAGTGCATTTAAAAATCTAGAAAATACATTTGAAGTGTATAATCGTTGGGGCGATTTAGTGTATACTTTAGATAATTATCGTAATCAGTGGGATGGAAGCGTTAACGTTTCTAATCCCGCACTAGGCAACGACAAAGTAGTTTCCGGTACTTATTTTTATGTATTTACTACTAAGTACGATAACAAATCGTATAAGGGATATTTGGAGCTGCGGTATTAG
- a CDS encoding gliding motility-associated C-terminal domain-containing protein, whose product MRFNNLIVSTFFLLFTFSAFTQNSWLNTNGGAVNLGDLDVSGDKITVEAIITVTNNSSANNIVSKHHSPADVNYLLRPGSFEVTTTNGYKSVVNSVSIPLNTPTHVAATYDGTVLCYYTNGCLTGTMSCSGTMVQNAHNTSIGSRWNYGAPDELFYGYIDEVRIWNAARTQTQIRANMNTLPTYWMETNLIAYYDYDFDFSNQKNFGVWTGTATATGATRVLKTYNYGDIKLFNESATTEPLFCNGSGDGQITAMSWGGNQNHQYALNNGVWGTSNTFANLTPGTYTVSARSAEADPLCTKSVVVNISQPSVVAINGSVTNVLCNGNSTGAITTSVTGGTTPYSYLWSPSNATTNFINTLSAGNYTVNVNDNVCVPIGPELLINRSFTSGNTGFTSDYNYATFDMSNDLDETSIIVETDPDKVHSVWTALTDHTTGNGNLLVVNGSSVSTNRFWIQNAILASNTNYSFSFWAASTYSGNPAVVRLQLNGVDVGSAQTLPALSNTWTKYSITFNSGAITTCTLSLRDNNATAVGNDFVIDDLSLRVCSYNCKTAQTYTVTEPAVITSTISSTSVVCNGQANGAAIASVAGGVANYQYNWGTGYGTSNSISTLAAGNYSVTVRDANNCTIVKTYTVTQPSALSSTVSSTNVLCFGGSSGTASVASSGGNGGYLYSWSNAATTSFVNNLTSGIITVTTTDTKGCTVTRTVSITQPLATLTGSISTIPSGCNSSTGSATANFAGGTGAYTYLWSNLINTQTATALSSGIYSITVTDANACSAIATTTLANTTGGVASASVLNNISCFGTTTGSASASIAGGTGPFTYLWSNSQTTQNITGVAAGTYTVTITDANLCSSTSVVSITEPSAAVSATVTMTGSLTCSGSSNASLVVAANGGVPGYTYTLLPINSSNTNGVFSNLSAGTYTIVVADANSCSAIAVSSGGQIVITQPAPITLTLSASNNLSCFGNSTGQITASATGGTGSYTFQLNPGSTTNSSGAFTGLSSGTYSVVVSDGNNCNSLNTLTVSISQPSQLLASSGSVTDESCSGVADGAASVVASGGSGGLVYKLFPGSISNSNGNFTGLTSGTYTVTVEDANNCSASYQFPISVLSTGVVLATNDYDSTLFNEVKSVYVFGNDNGNNANNIVIIDNPKNGTIVSNANGYFEYKPNSGFSGEDSIAYQLCDLYCTLKCDTAKVYLKVLSELVLSIPNGFSPDGDGINDTYVLKNLSRFGNGNNTLEIFNRWGDKVYEAKPYKNDWDGTPNKGLSIGNGKVVSGTYFYVLIIEGMDPYKGYLEIRR is encoded by the coding sequence ACACTCCTACACACGTTGCAGCAACATACGATGGAACAGTATTGTGTTATTATACAAATGGTTGTTTGACTGGCACAATGAGTTGTTCGGGCACAATGGTTCAGAATGCACACAACACTTCTATTGGGAGTCGATGGAATTACGGTGCCCCGGATGAGCTTTTTTATGGATATATTGATGAAGTGAGAATTTGGAATGCTGCTAGAACGCAAACTCAAATAAGGGCGAATATGAACACTCTTCCTACCTATTGGATGGAAACAAATTTGATAGCGTATTATGATTATGATTTTGATTTTTCGAATCAGAAAAATTTTGGTGTTTGGACAGGAACTGCAACCGCAACTGGCGCTACAAGAGTTCTAAAGACCTATAACTATGGAGATATAAAACTGTTTAATGAATCTGCAACTACTGAGCCATTGTTTTGCAATGGTAGTGGAGATGGACAAATTACTGCCATGTCTTGGGGAGGGAATCAAAATCATCAATATGCCTTAAATAATGGAGTTTGGGGCACATCCAATACATTTGCTAATCTAACCCCTGGCACATATACTGTTTCTGCTCGAAGCGCTGAGGCAGACCCACTTTGTACAAAGTCTGTTGTTGTAAACATTTCGCAGCCATCGGTTGTGGCTATAAATGGAAGTGTTACTAATGTGTTGTGCAATGGCAATTCTACAGGTGCTATAACAACTAGTGTTACAGGCGGCACCACACCTTATTCTTATCTATGGTCGCCTTCAAATGCAACTACAAATTTCATCAATACTTTATCTGCGGGCAATTATACTGTTAATGTAAATGATAATGTGTGTGTGCCTATTGGTCCCGAATTGCTTATTAATAGAAGTTTTACTAGTGGTAACACAGGCTTTACTTCCGATTATAATTATGCAACATTTGATATGAGTAATGACTTGGATGAAACTTCTATAATTGTTGAGACAGATCCAGATAAAGTACACAGCGTGTGGACTGCTTTAACAGATCATACTACAGGGAACGGAAATTTATTAGTGGTTAACGGCTCGTCTGTTAGCACAAATAGATTTTGGATTCAGAATGCGATTCTAGCTTCTAATACCAATTACAGTTTTAGTTTTTGGGCAGCGAGTACATATTCTGGAAATCCTGCTGTTGTTAGGCTACAGCTTAATGGGGTTGATGTTGGTTCGGCACAAACCTTACCTGCGTTGTCTAATACATGGACAAAGTACAGCATAACTTTTAATTCCGGGGCAATAACTACTTGTACATTATCATTGCGTGATAATAATGCTACTGCCGTAGGAAACGATTTTGTAATAGATGACTTATCCTTACGAGTTTGTAGTTATAACTGCAAAACTGCACAAACCTATACTGTTACCGAACCCGCTGTTATAACTTCTACTATATCTTCCACTTCAGTAGTTTGCAATGGACAAGCCAATGGTGCTGCCATTGCTTCGGTTGCCGGGGGTGTTGCCAATTACCAATATAACTGGGGAACTGGTTACGGTACGTCCAATAGTATATCTACATTAGCAGCCGGTAATTATTCTGTTACTGTTCGAGATGCAAATAATTGTACTATAGTAAAGACATATACCGTTACACAACCATCTGCATTGTCGTCAACTGTTTCTTCCACAAATGTATTGTGTTTTGGAGGGTCTAGCGGAACAGCCTCTGTTGCAAGTAGCGGAGGTAATGGTGGTTATTTGTATTCTTGGAGTAATGCAGCTACAACATCTTTTGTAAATAATCTTACATCGGGTATAATTACCGTTACAACTACTGATACTAAAGGGTGTACTGTAACACGTACTGTATCTATAACTCAACCATTGGCAACACTTACCGGAAGTATTTCTACTATCCCATCAGGTTGTAATAGTAGTACTGGTTCTGCAACAGCTAATTTTGCAGGAGGTACAGGAGCATATACTTATTTGTGGAGTAATTTAATCAATACGCAAACTGCTACGGCACTTTCGTCCGGTATATATTCTATTACAGTTACCGATGCAAATGCTTGTAGTGCTATTGCTACTACTACCCTTGCCAACACCACAGGAGGTGTTGCATCTGCAAGTGTTTTGAATAATATAAGTTGTTTTGGAACTACTACTGGTTCTGCATCAGCTTCTATTGCTGGTGGTACTGGGCCATTTACTTATTTGTGGAGTAATTCTCAAACAACTCAAAATATAACAGGAGTTGCTGCAGGTACTTATACGGTAACAATAACAGATGCAAATCTTTGTAGTTCTACTTCAGTAGTATCTATTACAGAGCCTTCGGCAGCTGTTAGTGCAACGGTAACAATGACAGGCTCTTTGACTTGCTCCGGTTCGTCTAATGCATCCTTGGTGGTTGCTGCAAATGGTGGCGTGCCCGGATATACCTACACATTACTCCCAATTAACAGTTCGAATACGAACGGTGTGTTTTCTAATCTGTCAGCAGGTACGTACACTATTGTTGTGGCTGATGCAAATAGTTGTTCTGCGATAGCTGTATCTTCCGGAGGACAGATTGTAATTACGCAACCTGCGCCAATTACTCTTACATTAAGTGCTAGTAATAATCTTTCTTGTTTTGGAAATTCTACAGGTCAAATAACCGCTTCTGCAACGGGCGGAACAGGCTCTTATACGTTTCAATTAAATCCGGGCTCAACTACGAATAGTTCAGGTGCTTTTACAGGCTTATCTTCCGGAACATATTCTGTAGTGGTTAGCGATGGGAATAACTGTAATTCGTTAAACACCTTAACTGTTTCAATTTCTCAACCATCACAGTTGTTGGCATCTAGCGGATCTGTAACTGATGAAAGTTGTTCAGGAGTTGCAGATGGAGCTGCAAGCGTGGTTGCCTCAGGTGGCAGTGGGGGATTGGTTTATAAGCTGTTCCCGGGTTCTATTTCAAATTCAAACGGTAATTTTACAGGGCTTACGTCCGGTACATACACTGTTACTGTTGAGGATGCTAATAACTGTAGCGCTTCTTATCAGTTCCCTATTTCGGTATTATCTACAGGTGTTGTACTTGCAACAAACGATTATGATAGTACGCTTTTTAACGAAGTTAAATCTGTGTATGTGTTTGGAAACGACAACGGAAATAATGCCAATAACATTGTAATTATTGATAATCCAAAGAATGGCACAATTGTTTCCAATGCAAATGGATATTTTGAATACAAGCCAAACTCCGGATTTTCGGGCGAAGATTCTATTGCTTATCAGTTATGTGATTTGTATTGTACGTTGAAATGCGATACTGCTAAAGTGTATTTAAAAGTGTTATCCGAGTTGGTGTTGTCTATTCCAAATGGATTTAGCCCCGATGGCGATGGCATAAACGATACCTATGTGCTAAAAAATTTAAGCAGGTTTGGAAATGGAAATAATACATTGGAAATCTTTAATCGTTGGGGAGATAAAGTGTACGAGGCAAAACCATATAAGAACGATTGGGATGGAACTCCCAATAAGGGCTTGAGTATTGGTAACGGAAAGGTTGTTTCGGGAACCTATTTCTATGTGTTAATCATTGAAGGTATGGATCCGTACAAAGGATATTTAGAGATTAGAAGATAG